The Actinomycetota bacterium genome has a segment encoding these proteins:
- a CDS encoding DsbA family protein codes for MTADLEFFFDPVCPFCWATSRWVREVQRLRRLEVEWRFISLKLLNEDGYEDKPPQYPDVHQRGLEMLRVCAAVREEEGPDVIGELYKAMGDAVWEAEPAGPAFEDVLEDVAGGRDLGAILASVGLPPAYADAADDDRWDSVLRTERDEALDRAGGDVGTPILSFDPPDGPAFFGPVISEPPTGDEAVELWEAIETLAHWDGFAELKRSLRDFPETGTAALLRDPAARTAS; via the coding sequence ATGACCGCCGACCTCGAGTTCTTCTTCGACCCCGTCTGCCCGTTCTGCTGGGCGACGTCGCGCTGGGTGCGGGAGGTGCAGCGCTTGCGACGCTTGGAGGTCGAGTGGCGCTTCATCTCCTTGAAGCTGCTCAACGAGGACGGCTACGAGGACAAGCCGCCGCAGTACCCCGATGTGCACCAACGCGGCCTCGAGATGCTGCGGGTGTGCGCCGCCGTCCGCGAGGAGGAAGGCCCCGACGTGATCGGCGAGCTGTACAAAGCGATGGGCGACGCAGTGTGGGAGGCTGAGCCGGCTGGTCCCGCGTTCGAAGACGTCCTCGAGGACGTCGCCGGTGGCCGGGACCTGGGTGCGATCCTCGCGAGCGTGGGGCTCCCGCCCGCCTACGCCGATGCGGCCGACGACGACCGCTGGGACTCCGTCCTGCGCACTGAACGAGACGAAGCGTTGGACCGCGCGGGCGGCGACGTGGGGACGCCGATCCTGTCGTTCGACCCTCCCGACGGGCCGGCGTTCTTCGGGCCGGTGATCAGCGAGCCGCCAACCGGAGATGAGGCCGTCGAGCTGTGGGAAGCGATCGAGACGCTGGCCCACTGGGACGGGTTCGCGGAGCTGAAGCGGTCGCTCCGCGACTTCCCGGAGACGGGGACCGCCGCGCTGCTCCGCGATCCCGCCGCACGCACGGCCAGCTGA
- a CDS encoding holo-ACP synthase — protein MRPGVDVVAIDRIATVVARRPRFLTRVYTSGELQECTRDGVDPASPSGAARLAGRWAAKEAARKALGVRLSWRDIEVRNGPHGIPALWVAGAPAPATLSFAHDGGVAVAFVIAEEAIATH, from the coding sequence GTGAGACCGGGCGTGGACGTCGTCGCGATCGACCGCATCGCCACGGTCGTGGCCCGCCGTCCCCGGTTCCTCACGCGCGTCTACACCTCCGGGGAGCTCCAAGAGTGCACCCGCGATGGCGTGGACCCGGCGTCACCCTCCGGGGCCGCACGACTCGCGGGGCGGTGGGCGGCCAAGGAGGCCGCCCGCAAGGCCCTCGGCGTGCGCCTGTCCTGGCGGGACATCGAGGTCCGAAACGGCCCCCACGGCATCCCCGCACTGTGGGTGGCCGGGGCGCCGGCGCCGGCCACCTTGTCGTTCGCGCACGACGGCGGCGTCGCGGTCGCGTTCGTGATCGCTGAGGAGGCGATCGCCACCCACTGA
- a CDS encoding beta-ketoacyl-[acyl-carrier-protein] synthase family protein, with the protein MTRSGATSTSPAVTGLGLVTPAGRGTQASWDAVLAGTPAAEPDPDLADAAGIPTIVTCRVRDPDLDPDPDGDVQATAPEPPSRPVRLALTAAREAVACLDRTLGDAGVRTAVVLGSCFADIADLERQHRRLLEDGDVDPHAAGVVSRPAASRLAAALGVSGPAITVNTSFASGASAVYVARQLLRARAVDVVLAGGTDVAITPCCVAAFGEMGALSSRCDATASRPFDADRDGFVLGEGAGILVLERLEDVAARGGTPLAVLAGAGASADAHHPTAPPDDGAGAVLAMQRALHDAGVAPSEVDLVNAHGTSTPLNDRVEAAAIRTVLGDGGGGAAVTSTKGVTGHLLGAAGAVEAAFAVLAIRDGVVPPTANLEHVDADIDLDVVKGTPRHGPVRVALTNSFGFGGQNAALLFVSP; encoded by the coding sequence GTGACCCGGTCCGGCGCGACCAGCACGTCGCCGGCGGTGACTGGCCTGGGGCTGGTCACGCCTGCTGGACGCGGAACCCAGGCGTCGTGGGACGCTGTCCTCGCCGGCACCCCAGCCGCGGAACCCGACCCGGACCTCGCCGATGCCGCGGGGATACCGACGATCGTCACGTGCCGCGTGCGGGACCCGGACCTCGATCCGGACCCCGACGGCGACGTCCAGGCCACGGCGCCTGAGCCTCCCAGCCGGCCCGTCAGGCTGGCGTTGACGGCCGCGCGCGAGGCCGTGGCGTGTCTCGACCGCACGCTGGGCGACGCCGGTGTCCGCACCGCGGTCGTCCTCGGCAGCTGTTTCGCCGATATCGCCGACCTCGAGCGCCAGCACCGACGGCTCCTCGAGGACGGCGACGTCGACCCGCATGCGGCCGGGGTCGTGTCCCGGCCGGCGGCGAGCAGGCTGGCGGCCGCCCTGGGCGTGAGCGGCCCGGCGATCACCGTCAACACCTCGTTCGCCTCCGGAGCCAGCGCCGTGTACGTCGCCCGCCAACTGCTGCGTGCGAGGGCGGTCGACGTGGTACTCGCCGGAGGAACCGACGTGGCCATCACACCCTGCTGCGTCGCGGCGTTCGGGGAGATGGGCGCCCTGTCCAGCCGTTGCGACGCGACCGCGTCCCGGCCGTTCGACGCCGATCGGGACGGTTTCGTGCTCGGCGAGGGCGCCGGGATCCTCGTCCTGGAGCGGCTAGAGGACGTCGCTGCACGCGGCGGGACTCCGCTGGCTGTCCTGGCCGGGGCGGGCGCCTCTGCGGACGCCCATCACCCCACAGCACCGCCCGACGACGGCGCCGGGGCCGTCCTGGCGATGCAGCGGGCGCTACACGACGCCGGTGTGGCGCCCAGCGAGGTCGATCTCGTCAACGCGCATGGCACGTCCACGCCGCTCAACGACCGTGTCGAGGCGGCCGCGATCCGCACCGTCCTCGGCGACGGGGGCGGCGGGGCTGCGGTCACCTCGACCAAGGGTGTCACAGGACATCTCCTGGGGGCCGCGGGCGCCGTCGAGGCGGCGTTCGCGGTGCTCGCGATCCGCGATGGCGTCGTCCCACCCACGGCGAACCTCGAGCACGTCGACGCCGACATCGACCTCGACGTGGTGAAGGGGACCCCCCGCCACGGACCTGTGCGTGTGGCGCTGACGAACTCCTTCGGGTTCGGCGGCCAGAACGCCGCGCTGCTGTTCGTGTCGCCATGA